In Treponema sp. OMZ 798, the following proteins share a genomic window:
- the nth gene encoding endonuclease III — MNLLDKDKIEEVYRRLKKNNPNPKGELHSANIFTLLVAVVLSAQATDVGVNKATGPLFKAADTPQKMIELGEEKIREYIKTINLYPTKAKRIFELSRIIQNEYAGKVPDTMEELIKLPGVGRKTANVVLNMGFGKPAIAVDTHILRTAPRIGLSSGKTPIQVEEDLLKVTPKKYLLNAHHWILLHGRYICKAGKPECETCFLSDICMKNL, encoded by the coding sequence ATGAATTTATTGGATAAGGACAAAATCGAAGAAGTATACCGCCGCCTAAAAAAGAATAACCCTAACCCGAAAGGCGAATTACACTCTGCAAATATTTTCACTCTTTTGGTGGCGGTAGTACTATCGGCTCAGGCAACGGATGTCGGTGTAAACAAGGCAACAGGCCCTTTGTTTAAGGCAGCCGACACGCCTCAAAAAATGATAGAGCTGGGCGAAGAAAAAATTCGCGAGTACATAAAAACAATAAATTTATATCCGACAAAGGCAAAGCGTATTTTCGAATTAAGCCGCATAATCCAAAACGAGTATGCAGGAAAAGTCCCCGATACTATGGAAGAACTTATAAAACTTCCCGGAGTCGGCCGCAAAACGGCAAACGTGGTTTTAAACATGGGCTTCGGAAAACCTGCAATCGCAGTTGATACGCATATCCTCCGCACAGCTCCTCGCATAGGACTCTCATCGGGAAAAACTCCCATTCAAGTTGAAGAAGACCTGCTTAAAGTAACTCCAAAAAAATATTTACTCAATGCTCACCACTGGATTCTCCTCCACGGCAGATATATCTGCAAGGCCGGAAAACCCGAATGTGAAACCTGCTTTTTATCGGATATCTGCATGAAGAATCTATAA
- a CDS encoding PIN domain-containing protein, translating into MNKARNILRKVIYENKPVISAQVINEFYVAATKKLSIDKNLIKTIVHNFKNMEIIASDLQLTENAIKISIESQISFWDSLIIAAAEKANCKLIISEDLNSGQKYQDISLINPFQEEI; encoded by the coding sequence ATGAATAAAGCACGCAATATATTAAGAAAGGTAATTTATGAAAACAAACCGGTAATATCTGCGCAGGTAATAAATGAATTCTACGTTGCTGCAACTAAAAAATTAAGCATAGACAAAAATCTTATAAAAACTATAGTCCACAATTTTAAAAATATGGAAATTATAGCAAGTGATTTACAATTAACAGAAAATGCTATAAAGATAAGTATAGAATCACAGATATCCTTTTGGGATTCATTAATTATTGCTGCTGCTGAAAAAGCTAATTGTAAATTGATTATATCCGAAGATTTAAATTCAGGACAAAAATATCAAGACATTTCACTTATAAATCCATTCCAAGAGGAAATATAG
- a CDS encoding DUF6364 family protein → MKNITLSLDEDILTAGQEYAKNQNISFNSLIRKLLEQTIHSQKHKWLDDTFSLMDKVSISTEKKQWTRDELYRE, encoded by the coding sequence ATGAAAAATATAACATTAAGCCTTGATGAAGATATATTAACAGCCGGACAGGAATATGCTAAAAATCAAAATATTTCTTTCAATAGCCTAATTCGTAAATTGCTTGAACAAACAATTCACTCTCAAAAACACAAATGGCTGGATGATACATTTTCTTTAATGGATAAAGTTTCTATTTCTACAGAAAAAAAACAATGGACAAGGGATGAGTTATATCGTGAATAA
- a CDS encoding sugar MFS transporter: MKDLRKRTFNVSGLSFLVYSLSSIAISICLVNIKRDLNFSLTQAGLFGMLCAIEQMIILFISPIFAAKFGKIKVLRVSLLILTAGLFFFSKSINFVTALLSTLCMGLGVANMEALLTPIVNDLYPNDTGAKMNMMHAFWPLGTCSGLIGFGYILSIGINWRYIYIGLSIFALLICLSYPSSKKIDLPPSDGSKAAFKEIFSLPSFWLFGLALFFAGGAEGAFAFWSATLIQLYLKASAFYAGIVTASFALGMFIGRSLNSKILKKVSIQKAIIVSSIASFIVSLLFIFVNSLLGLAAFLFCMGLCLACLWPTIQSFAAAILPVDATALMIFLSCFGVPGYSTASFIMGIVGDKYDLFIAFITVVPVFLILVPILFIMGCKFSGSPKLRPVKRKV, encoded by the coding sequence ATGAAAGATTTACGAAAAAGAACCTTCAATGTTTCAGGTCTTAGTTTTTTGGTTTATTCTCTTTCTTCTATTGCAATCTCGATATGTCTGGTAAATATTAAAAGAGACTTAAATTTTTCGCTGACACAAGCGGGCTTATTCGGAATGCTTTGTGCTATCGAGCAGATGATAATTCTTTTTATAAGCCCCATCTTTGCCGCAAAATTCGGTAAGATAAAGGTACTAAGAGTATCTCTTTTGATATTAACCGCAGGGCTTTTTTTCTTTTCAAAAAGCATCAACTTTGTTACGGCTCTTTTAAGCACCCTTTGCATGGGCTTGGGAGTTGCAAATATGGAAGCCCTGCTGACTCCCATAGTAAACGATTTATATCCGAACGATACCGGAGCCAAGATGAATATGATGCACGCCTTCTGGCCCTTGGGAACTTGTTCCGGGCTGATAGGTTTCGGCTACATCCTTTCAATAGGAATAAACTGGAGATATATTTATATAGGCCTATCGATCTTTGCACTCTTAATTTGCCTTTCCTATCCTTCATCAAAAAAAATAGACCTCCCGCCCTCGGACGGAAGCAAGGCAGCCTTTAAAGAAATATTTTCCCTGCCCTCCTTTTGGCTTTTCGGCCTTGCCCTCTTCTTTGCAGGAGGAGCTGAAGGAGCCTTTGCTTTTTGGTCGGCTACTTTAATTCAGCTTTATCTAAAGGCCTCTGCCTTTTATGCAGGAATTGTAACGGCAAGCTTTGCCCTCGGAATGTTTATCGGAAGATCCTTAAACAGCAAGATCTTAAAAAAAGTTTCTATTCAAAAAGCGATTATAGTTTCTTCAATTGCGTCATTTATAGTCAGCCTCTTATTTATTTTTGTAAACTCTCTTTTAGGCCTCGCTGCTTTTTTATTTTGTATGGGGCTTTGCCTTGCATGCCTTTGGCCGACAATTCAATCCTTTGCCGCTGCCATCCTTCCGGTAGATGCTACAGCCCTCATGATTTTTTTATCATGTTTCGGCGTGCCCGGCTACAGCACTGCAAGTTTTATAATGGGAATAGTAGGCGATAAATACGATTTATTCATTGCCTTTATTACGGTAGTACCCGTATTTTTAATTTTGGTTCCGATTCTTTTTATCATGGGCTGCAAGTTTTCAGGTTCGCCTAAACTACGGCCGGTAAAAAGAAAAGTATGA
- the pyk gene encoding pyruvate kinase, with translation MKKTKIVCTIGPASESERVLTEMFKAGLNVCRLNFSHGSHEEHKVKIDRIKKIREELKMPVAILLDTKGPEIRLGVFEKPAQIVQGQEFIITTRDVVGTNQICSISYKNIAAEVKPKSRILINDGLLELQVIDILNDTDIECVAVNSGTLTSRKGVNIPGLRVNLPYMSEKDISDIEFGIQNDVDFIAASFTQRADDIIQIRKLLEKHKSKIGIIAKIENQEGLDNIDEILAAADGIMVARGDLGVEIEPEKIPHLQKRLIKKANLAGKPVITATQMLESMTHNLRPTRAEVTDVANAILDGTSAVMLSGETAAGEYPVETVAMMTSIAKSIEETLDYEKLFVENVSLHETTITNAIARATCSTALALDANAIITASASGITPRALSKFKPKVPIIAITESPQVMRKLALDWDVYPILADPIKSTDNMFDVCSQIAKKTGHVKKGDIAILTAGIPIGKAGSTNLLKVEIIE, from the coding sequence ATGAAAAAGACAAAGATAGTATGCACAATAGGCCCAGCTTCCGAGTCGGAAAGGGTCTTAACCGAAATGTTTAAGGCCGGCTTAAATGTGTGCCGCCTTAATTTTTCGCACGGAAGTCATGAAGAACATAAAGTTAAAATAGATCGAATAAAAAAAATAAGGGAAGAGCTGAAAATGCCCGTTGCCATCTTATTGGATACAAAGGGACCCGAAATCAGATTAGGTGTTTTTGAAAAACCTGCTCAAATTGTGCAGGGACAGGAATTTATTATCACGACAAGAGATGTTGTAGGCACAAACCAGATATGCAGCATTTCTTACAAAAATATCGCAGCCGAAGTTAAACCGAAAAGCAGAATCCTTATAAACGACGGATTGCTGGAATTACAGGTTATAGATATCTTGAATGATACGGACATAGAATGTGTTGCAGTAAATTCGGGAACCCTAACCAGCCGAAAAGGCGTAAACATTCCGGGCCTGAGGGTAAACCTTCCTTACATGAGTGAAAAAGATATTTCCGATATCGAATTCGGAATTCAAAATGATGTAGATTTTATTGCAGCTTCCTTTACCCAAAGAGCCGACGATATTATCCAAATAAGAAAACTTTTGGAAAAACACAAAAGCAAAATCGGCATTATCGCAAAAATAGAAAATCAAGAAGGCTTGGATAACATAGATGAAATCTTAGCGGCAGCTGACGGAATAATGGTTGCCCGCGGAGATCTAGGTGTCGAAATAGAGCCGGAAAAAATTCCTCATCTTCAAAAGCGTCTTATAAAAAAAGCAAACCTTGCAGGCAAACCGGTTATAACCGCTACCCAGATGCTTGAATCGATGACCCACAACCTGCGTCCGACACGTGCTGAGGTCACTGACGTTGCAAACGCCATCTTAGACGGAACATCAGCCGTAATGCTTTCGGGAGAAACGGCAGCAGGAGAATATCCCGTCGAAACTGTGGCCATGATGACTTCCATTGCAAAGTCTATCGAAGAAACCTTAGATTACGAAAAACTTTTCGTTGAAAATGTTTCTCTCCATGAAACCACAATCACAAATGCCATTGCAAGAGCCACATGCTCCACCGCCCTTGCCCTCGATGCAAATGCGATCATAACGGCATCCGCTTCGGGAATAACGCCTAGGGCTCTGTCAAAATTTAAACCCAAGGTACCGATTATCGCTATCACCGAATCTCCTCAGGTTATGCGGAAGCTCGCCCTCGACTGGGACGTATATCCGATTTTAGCCGATCCTATAAAATCGACCGACAACATGTTCGATGTTTGTTCTCAAATTGCAAAGAAGACAGGTCACGTAAAAAAAGGAGATATAGCTATCCTCACGGCGGGTATACCTATAGGAAAGGCCGGATCTACCAACCTCTTAAAGGTAGAAATAATAGAATAA
- a CDS encoding NYN domain-containing protein, with the protein MEKKYAILIDGDNIAPSYLDSIISEVSKEGEVLIKRLYGDWTTPNMNGWKPWLEKVPIRPVQQFRNGPNATDNTIIMDAIELANTNQGINAVCIVSTDSDYYSLALKLREYGLYVLGIGRSNAKPLWVNACNEFKYLENFDETEEYEEDAKSGKKSKSLEELICHAYRNSRMTEEGWVSLSDLGNSIRNFMPEFDPRSYSHNTLREIIDALSDDFELSSDERIPPNYWIKAIGRKDEKPKVKGKIKRLMNRYGIIENENGDFFFSFTNIDKKCRDKLIKEGTPVKFRVFKMPNPKGEDSADRNGKAAEIEIIG; encoded by the coding sequence ATGGAAAAAAAATATGCTATTTTAATTGACGGCGACAACATAGCTCCTTCCTATCTTGATTCGATAATTTCCGAAGTTTCAAAGGAAGGAGAGGTTCTGATAAAAAGACTTTACGGAGACTGGACTACTCCAAACATGAACGGCTGGAAACCTTGGCTTGAAAAAGTCCCCATCAGACCAGTCCAGCAATTTAGAAACGGTCCTAATGCAACCGACAACACAATCATAATGGATGCCATAGAACTTGCAAACACAAATCAGGGAATAAATGCCGTCTGCATAGTTTCTACAGATTCCGATTATTACAGCCTTGCTCTCAAACTTAGAGAATACGGACTCTATGTTTTGGGAATCGGAAGGTCCAATGCAAAACCTCTTTGGGTAAATGCATGTAACGAATTTAAGTACCTTGAAAACTTTGATGAAACGGAAGAATATGAAGAAGACGCAAAAAGCGGTAAAAAGTCTAAATCCCTCGAAGAACTTATCTGCCATGCCTATAGAAATTCCCGCATGACAGAAGAAGGCTGGGTAAGCCTCTCCGACCTGGGAAATTCCATCCGTAACTTTATGCCGGAATTCGACCCGCGCTCTTACAGCCACAACACTTTGAGAGAAATAATCGATGCCCTGTCGGACGATTTCGAACTTAGTTCGGATGAAAGGATACCGCCCAACTATTGGATAAAGGCAATAGGCCGAAAGGATGAAAAGCCCAAGGTAAAGGGAAAAATAAAACGGCTTATGAACCGCTACGGAATTATCGAAAACGAAAACGGAGACTTTTTCTTTTCGTTTACGAACATCGATAAAAAGTGCAGAGATAAACTTATAAAAGAGGGAACCCCGGTAAAATTCAGGGTGTTCAAGATGCCCAATCCCAAGGGCGAAGACTCGGCTGACAGAAACGGCAAGGCAGCCGAAATCGAAATAATAGGTTAA
- a CDS encoding radical SAM protein: MHFVKAKGILSPKNGMNIYRGCSHGCIYCDSRSECYQMAHDFEDIEVKENAVELLEEALRKKRKKCMIGMGSMTDPYLPLERELGLTRKIIETIYKYGFGFTLITKSSLILRDLDLLKAINKKTKCVVQMTLTTYDDSLCKIPEPNVAVTSERFKVLKKLNEEGIPAVVWLTPILPFINDNPENIEGILRYCIEAKVLGIISFGMGLTLRKGNREFFYKKLDQHFPGLKQKYIKLYGENYSVMSPHNASLMNLFFKLCKENGIEHNPDKIFSYLNKFEDKQQTQLEFF; this comes from the coding sequence ATGCACTTTGTAAAAGCAAAAGGAATTTTATCTCCTAAAAATGGAATGAATATTTATAGGGGCTGCTCCCACGGCTGCATCTACTGCGACTCAAGAAGTGAATGCTATCAAATGGCTCATGACTTTGAGGATATCGAAGTCAAAGAAAATGCAGTAGAACTTTTAGAAGAAGCCTTACGAAAAAAAAGAAAAAAGTGTATGATCGGAATGGGTTCAATGACTGATCCCTATCTTCCTCTTGAAAGGGAACTAGGTCTTACAAGAAAGATTATCGAAACAATTTACAAATACGGTTTCGGCTTTACCCTGATAACAAAATCTTCCCTCATCCTTAGAGACTTGGATCTTCTAAAAGCAATAAACAAAAAAACAAAATGCGTTGTTCAAATGACACTGACTACCTATGATGATTCCCTGTGTAAAATACCGGAGCCCAATGTTGCAGTAACAAGCGAAAGATTTAAGGTATTAAAAAAGCTGAATGAAGAAGGAATTCCGGCAGTGGTTTGGCTTACTCCCATTCTTCCATTTATAAATGATAATCCTGAAAACATAGAAGGCATTTTGAGGTATTGTATTGAGGCTAAGGTCTTAGGAATAATCTCATTCGGGATGGGATTAACTCTAAGAAAGGGCAACAGGGAATTCTTTTATAAGAAACTTGACCAACATTTTCCCGGATTAAAACAAAAATATATCAAGCTCTACGGAGAAAACTACTCGGTAATGAGCCCTCATAATGCAAGTCTTATGAATTTATTTTTTAAGCTATGTAAAGAAAACGGCATCGAGCATAATCCCGATAAGATATTTTCATATTTAAACAAGTTTGAAGATAAACAGCAAACGCAATTGGAATTTTTTTGA
- a CDS encoding S9 family peptidase: protein MINFKKGMYELNDEKNFNFQLNRLINWDGGNLEEVKKVSSSIKTCEDWQNVLIDLGDKALNEGRTEESIAYYRMSEFFMSDDNPNKLKYYSLAVDLFYKHYQKYFDEGIVEKLSVPYKNINLPVLHVQAKGEKLGTILLHGGNDSYMEEFLFPILYLSENGYEVFLFEGPGQGGVLRVQKMGFTYKWEEPVSAILDAFNLNDVIIIGVSLGGMLAPRAAAFEKRIKKIIAWSVFPNFMSVALHHLPCVLKTFLILLLKLGCKHIVNFIARQKMKKDPMMEWVFKHGMHAYSMPSPYHYLKNLNNFQILNIADKITQDILILHGKTDHFIDWRLYKPEIDSLVNAHSVSLRLFTKEEEASDHCQCGDTKLALDTILCWLKSFNS from the coding sequence ATGATTAATTTTAAAAAGGGAATGTATGAGTTAAATGATGAAAAGAATTTCAACTTTCAGCTAAACCGTTTAATTAATTGGGACGGAGGGAATTTAGAAGAAGTTAAAAAGGTTTCATCATCGATTAAAACTTGTGAAGACTGGCAGAATGTTCTAATAGACTTAGGCGACAAGGCCTTAAATGAGGGAAGAACTGAGGAAAGCATTGCTTATTACCGCATGAGCGAATTCTTTATGAGCGATGATAATCCGAACAAACTAAAATATTACAGTCTTGCAGTAGATCTTTTTTATAAGCACTATCAAAAATATTTCGATGAAGGAATTGTAGAAAAACTATCCGTTCCGTATAAAAACATAAATCTTCCTGTGCTGCATGTTCAAGCAAAGGGTGAAAAATTGGGAACCATATTGCTCCATGGAGGAAATGACAGCTATATGGAAGAATTCCTTTTTCCTATTCTGTACCTTTCCGAAAACGGCTATGAGGTTTTTCTTTTTGAAGGTCCCGGACAGGGAGGCGTGCTGCGTGTACAAAAAATGGGATTCACCTATAAATGGGAAGAACCTGTTTCTGCAATCTTAGATGCCTTCAACTTGAACGATGTAATAATCATAGGAGTATCCTTAGGAGGAATGTTGGCCCCACGTGCTGCCGCCTTTGAAAAAAGAATAAAGAAAATTATAGCATGGTCGGTATTTCCGAATTTTATGTCGGTCGCCCTCCACCATCTTCCATGCGTTTTAAAAACCTTCCTCATTCTTTTATTGAAGTTAGGCTGCAAGCATATAGTCAATTTTATCGCAAGACAAAAAATGAAAAAAGATCCTATGATGGAATGGGTTTTTAAACACGGTATGCACGCTTATTCGATGCCGAGCCCCTATCATTATTTAAAAAACCTAAATAATTTTCAGATTCTTAATATAGCCGATAAAATAACTCAGGACATTTTAATATTGCACGGAAAGACCGATCACTTTATCGATTGGCGTTTATACAAGCCCGAAATCGATTCTCTTGTAAACGCCCATTCCGTTTCTCTTCGTCTTTTTACAAAGGAAGAAGAAGCCTCGGATCACTGCCAATGCGGAGACACAAAACTTGCCCTTGATACAATCCTTTGCTGGCTTAAAAGTTTTAACTCATAA
- a CDS encoding DUF3887 domain-containing protein encodes MKPLKIFVFFISFFLLWSCKRQEQSDTFHIPFLKEKAEEIIFMVNDKDWEGIRELSTEEFKKNLDEEFINLNTKIFFEPAGKYLYTKEAYFLETKDKNSGEVIGIIIVKAGYENKTLCYTFNFAKDTKLIGFFLK; translated from the coding sequence TTGAAGCCCTTAAAAATATTTGTATTTTTTATCTCATTTTTTCTTTTATGGAGCTGCAAACGTCAAGAACAGTCGGATACATTCCACATTCCTTTTTTAAAAGAAAAGGCAGAAGAAATTATTTTTATGGTAAACGATAAGGACTGGGAAGGCATAAGAGAATTAAGCACCGAAGAGTTTAAAAAAAATTTGGATGAAGAATTTATAAATTTAAATACTAAAATATTTTTTGAACCTGCCGGAAAATACCTCTACACAAAAGAAGCCTATTTTTTGGAAACAAAGGATAAAAACTCTGGCGAAGTTATAGGGATTATTATCGTTAAGGCAGGATACGAAAATAAAACCCTATGCTACACCTTCAATTTTGCAAAGGACACTAAACTCATAGGCTTTTTCTTAAAATAG
- the amrB gene encoding AmmeMemoRadiSam system protein B, with protein MKFIRALFFICFCFTACTGRNGRPEDAEKIFGTWSSDGERPPATRFIPKEASLPEGAKPWGGTVSHHLLTDALINDWFTELADARDIKTFYVLSPSHWGLSLYDFSLTQGSWNTKDGLVHSEKEGCEKLARLFNVPFDDEVFVYEHGVSTLIPYIKKYFPEAKVVALAYCGEPPVNMNLAVKLYETIKKVFSIKDEDAFLLISSDFSHKSDMEKTAAKDAKSRHFLTSLKPSAWTLGICDNRPAMYLLSKLFTEKTQCTIQRGTDAYKLSDETDPEDITSYFFTYFWEKED; from the coding sequence ATGAAATTTATCAGAGCTTTATTTTTTATTTGTTTTTGTTTTACGGCTTGTACGGGCAGAAACGGCAGACCTGAAGATGCCGAGAAAATTTTCGGAACATGGAGTTCCGACGGGGAAAGGCCGCCCGCAACGAGATTTATCCCCAAGGAAGCTTCCTTGCCTGAGGGGGCGAAGCCTTGGGGCGGGACGGTGAGTCACCATCTTTTAACCGATGCTTTAATAAATGATTGGTTTACCGAACTTGCCGATGCAAGGGATATAAAAACTTTTTACGTTTTAAGTCCTTCTCATTGGGGCCTTTCTTTATACGATTTTTCGTTGACTCAAGGATCATGGAATACCAAAGACGGGCTTGTTCATTCCGAAAAGGAAGGATGCGAAAAACTTGCCCGGCTTTTTAATGTACCCTTTGATGATGAAGTCTTTGTTTATGAGCACGGCGTTTCAACCTTGATTCCCTACATAAAAAAATACTTTCCGGAAGCGAAGGTTGTTGCGCTTGCTTATTGCGGAGAACCTCCCGTAAATATGAACCTTGCAGTTAAACTTTATGAGACGATCAAAAAAGTTTTTTCTATCAAGGATGAGGATGCCTTCCTTTTGATTTCTTCCGACTTTTCGCATAAATCAGATATGGAAAAAACTGCCGCAAAGGATGCCAAATCCCGTCATTTTTTGACAAGCTTAAAACCCTCGGCTTGGACGCTCGGCATCTGTGATAACAGGCCTGCAATGTATTTGCTTTCCAAACTTTTTACCGAAAAAACTCAATGTACAATTCAACGAGGTACCGATGCTTATAAGCTAAGCGATGAGACTGATCCTGAAGATATAACAAGTTACTTTTTTACATACTTCTGGGAAAAAGAAGATTAG